The sequence TACGCGAGGCGCAGCCAGGCCCGGACGGGCGGGGCCGCAGAGCGCGGATCGAACCCACCATGCAGGCGCGCCCAGGCCGAGGCGTACTGGTCCCAGTTCAACTGTCTGCCCACCACAGATCAACCGTCGCACCGATCGCGCGGTGTCGTGGCGCGTCTGGTCACGCGGGGTTGCTGACTCGCAGATTCCGCCAGATCTCCCGAGTCGCGGTGGACCGGTTGAAGGTGATGAAGTGGATGCCGGGAACACCTTCGTCCAGCAGCCGCTGGCACATCTCGCTGGCCTGCTCCACACCGAGCTGACGGACCGCCTCCGGGTCGTCCGCGACCCGCTCGAAGCGCGCGGCCAGGGCCGGCGGGAAGGGCGCGCCGGAAAGCTGCTCCGACCGCTCGATGGTGCTGATCTTCGTTACCGGCATCACACCCGGAATGATCGGCGTGTCACAGCCCGCCGCGACCACCCGGTCCCGCAGCCGAAGGTACTCGTCGGCGTCGAAGAACATCTGGGTGACCGCGAACTCGGCTCCGGCCCGGCACTTGCGGACGAAGTACGCCGTGTCGGAATCGATGTCGGGCGAACGGGGGTGCTTGTACGGGAAGGCGGCAACGCCAACGCTGAAGTCACCTGCGTCGCGGACCAGGCGGACCAGGTCCTCCGCGTAGTCCACGCCGTCCGGGTGCGGGATCCACTCGCCGGTGGGGTCGCCGGGCGGATCGCCGCGCACGGCGAGCACGTTGCGCACGCCCGCAGCGGCCAGCCGCCCGATCACGTGACGCAGCTCGGCCACCGAGTGGTTGACCGCTGTCAGGTGCGCCATCGGCAGCAGCGTGGTCTCGGTGGCGATCCGTTCGGTCACCGCCACGGTTGTGTCCCGGGTCGAGCCACCGGCGCCGTAGGTGATCGAGACGAACGACGGACGCAGCGACTCCAGTTCTCGAATGGCCTGCCAGAGCAACCGCTCGCCCTGCGCTGTCTTCGGCGGCATGAACTCGAAGGAGAAGGTCGGCCGGCGGTCGCGGATCAGCTCCCCGATCGCCGACTGCGGGTTGGGGAGAATCGATGGAAGACCAAGCGCCACGCCATGACTCTAGCGGCGCACGGCCGCTATCCCTAGACCTTCCTCCGCGGAAACGGTGACAAGGGGCACCGCACGGGCCAACCCCACGCAACACGGCACAGCCGACACCGCGCGGCAGAGCACGGCGCGTCGCCGGGCCGCCGGTGCGTCGCCGGCCGCCGCGACCGGCTAGCGTCAGGGCGTGACCTACGCTGCTCCTGTCTCCCCGGTGGATCGTGCCGGGCTTCGGCAACGCGTCGACAAGGCACTGGCCGACTTCCTGGTGACCCGACGCGCCTGGATGACCGACGTTGACGCCTCCCTCGCCCCGTTGGCCGACGCGGTCGAGGCATTCGTCCTCGGCGGCGGCAAGCGGCTACGGCCCGCCTTCGCCTACTGGGGCTACCGGGGCGCCGGTGGGATCGACACCGAACAGGTGGCGACCGCCCTGGCCGCGTTGGAGTTCGTGCAGGCCAGCGCGCTGATTCACGACGACCTGATCGATCGTTCGGACACCCGGCGGGGGGAGCCGGCGGTGCACCTGCGCTTCACCGCCCGGCACCGGTCGGCGGGCTGGGATGGAGACGCGGCCGGATTCGGTGACGCGGCGGCCATTCTCCTGGGCGACCTGTGCCTCGTCTGGTCGGACGAGCTGCTGCACTCCGCCGGGCTGGACCCGCACACCGTCGCCCGGGCACGGCCGATCTTCGACCAGATGCGGACCGAGGTCACCGTGGGCCAGTACCTCGACGTACTGACCCAGGCCACCGGGGACACGTCGGTCGAGCGGGCCGGGAAGGTCGCCCGCTACAAGTCGGCGAAGTACACCGTCGAACGCCCACTGCTACTCGGCGCCGCACTGGCCGATGCCACACCGGAGATCCACGCGGCGTACTCGGCGTACGGGCTGCCGCTGGGTGAGGCATTCCAGCTGCGCGACGATGTGCTCGGAATCTTTGGTGACCCCGCACAGACCGGCAAACCGGCCGGCGACGACCTCCGCGAGGGGAAGCGGAC comes from Salinispora tropica CNB-440 and encodes:
- the metF gene encoding methylenetetrahydrofolate reductase [NAD(P)H] — encoded protein: MALGLPSILPNPQSAIGELIRDRRPTFSFEFMPPKTAQGERLLWQAIRELESLRPSFVSITYGAGGSTRDTTVAVTERIATETTLLPMAHLTAVNHSVAELRHVIGRLAAAGVRNVLAVRGDPPGDPTGEWIPHPDGVDYAEDLVRLVRDAGDFSVGVAAFPYKHPRSPDIDSDTAYFVRKCRAGAEFAVTQMFFDADEYLRLRDRVVAAGCDTPIIPGVMPVTKISTIERSEQLSGAPFPPALAARFERVADDPEAVRQLGVEQASEMCQRLLDEGVPGIHFITFNRSTATREIWRNLRVSNPA
- a CDS encoding polyprenyl synthetase family protein; the protein is MTYAAPVSPVDRAGLRQRVDKALADFLVTRRAWMTDVDASLAPLADAVEAFVLGGGKRLRPAFAYWGYRGAGGIDTEQVATALAALEFVQASALIHDDLIDRSDTRRGEPAVHLRFTARHRSAGWDGDAAGFGDAAAILLGDLCLVWSDELLHSAGLDPHTVARARPIFDQMRTEVTVGQYLDVLTQATGDTSVERAGKVARYKSAKYTVERPLLLGAALADATPEIHAAYSAYGLPLGEAFQLRDDVLGIFGDPAQTGKPAGDDLREGKRTYLVAAALETVGNAGREVLLDGLGDAGLDDAGVARLRELIGTSGALDRAEQRIRELTDTALAALSTVDLDTEAHQALADLAIAATRRPA